In one Haloplanus salinus genomic region, the following are encoded:
- the lonB gene encoding ATP-dependent protease LonB — MNDDTNTDERPADGAERIDDPPRDESGGADEWEDDVPVPSGPEPGDDPGDGADNGSIEDLGSDVRIDAEIDEDAEDGLLGGLQIESTAEIQVPDRLVDQVIGQEHARDVVMKAAKQRRHVMMIGSPGTGKSMLAKAMSELLPKEELQDVLVYHNPDDGNEPKVRTVPSGKGDQIVEAHKEEARKRNQMRSFLMWIIIAIVLGYSLIIAGNILLGILAAGIIYLAFRYGSRGSDAMIPNLIVNNAEQQTAPFEDATGAHAGALLGDVRHDPFQSGGMETPSHDRVEPGAIHKANKGVLFIDEINTLDVRSQQHLMTAIQEGEFGITGQSERSSGAMVQTEPVPCDFVMIAAGNLDAMENMHPALRSRIKGYGYEVYMDDTIEDTPDMRRKYARFIAQEVEKDGRLPHFTANAIEEVILEARRRAGRKGHLTLELRNLGGLVRVAGDIARADDADSTTRDHVLQAKGRSRSIEQQLADDFIQRRKDYELQVSDGYVTGRVNGLAVMGEDSGIVLPVMAEVTPSQGPGEVIATGQLKEMAQEAVSNVSAIIKKFSDEDITQKDIHIQFVQAGEGGVDGDSASITVATAVISALEGVGVDQSLAMTGSLSVRGDVLPVGGVTHKIEAAAKTGCDRVIIPEANLQDVMIEDEYEEMIEIIPVSHISEVLDVALEGEPEKDSLVDRLKTITGSALDKQSVNQGPSSPSPQ; from the coding sequence ATGAACGACGACACGAACACGGACGAGCGCCCGGCCGACGGTGCGGAGCGGATCGACGATCCGCCCCGCGACGAGTCCGGCGGGGCCGACGAATGGGAGGACGACGTCCCTGTCCCGTCCGGCCCGGAACCCGGTGACGATCCGGGGGACGGCGCGGACAACGGGTCCATCGAGGATCTCGGCAGTGACGTCCGGATCGACGCCGAAATCGACGAAGACGCTGAGGACGGCCTCCTCGGTGGGCTCCAGATCGAGTCGACCGCCGAGATTCAGGTCCCCGACCGCCTCGTCGACCAGGTGATTGGACAGGAACACGCCCGCGACGTCGTCATGAAGGCGGCCAAACAGCGCCGCCACGTCATGATGATCGGCTCGCCCGGGACGGGCAAGTCGATGCTGGCGAAGGCGATGAGCGAACTCCTCCCCAAGGAGGAACTGCAGGACGTTCTCGTCTACCACAACCCCGACGACGGCAACGAGCCGAAGGTCCGGACCGTTCCCTCGGGGAAGGGCGACCAGATCGTCGAGGCCCACAAGGAGGAGGCCCGCAAGCGCAACCAGATGCGCTCCTTCCTGATGTGGATCATCATCGCCATCGTGCTGGGCTACTCGCTCATCATCGCGGGGAACATTCTGCTCGGCATCCTCGCGGCGGGGATCATCTACCTCGCGTTCCGCTACGGCTCCCGTGGCTCGGACGCGATGATCCCGAACCTGATCGTGAACAACGCGGAGCAGCAGACGGCGCCGTTCGAGGACGCCACCGGCGCCCACGCCGGCGCTCTGCTGGGCGACGTCCGCCACGACCCGTTCCAGTCCGGCGGCATGGAGACGCCCAGCCACGACCGGGTCGAGCCGGGTGCCATCCACAAGGCCAACAAGGGCGTGCTGTTCATCGACGAGATCAACACGCTCGACGTGCGCTCCCAGCAGCACCTGATGACGGCGATCCAGGAAGGCGAGTTCGGCATCACCGGCCAGTCCGAGCGCTCCTCGGGCGCGATGGTCCAGACCGAACCCGTCCCCTGTGACTTCGTCATGATCGCGGCGGGGAACCTCGACGCGATGGAGAACATGCACCCTGCGCTCCGCTCGCGGATCAAGGGGTACGGCTACGAGGTGTACATGGACGACACCATCGAGGACACCCCCGATATGCGCCGGAAGTACGCCCGCTTCATCGCGCAGGAAGTCGAGAAAGACGGTCGTCTGCCCCACTTCACCGCCAACGCCATCGAGGAGGTCATCCTCGAAGCACGCCGCCGCGCGGGTCGGAAGGGTCACCTCACCCTCGAACTCCGGAACCTCGGCGGGCTGGTGCGGGTCGCCGGCGACATCGCCCGCGCCGACGACGCCGACAGCACTACCCGCGATCACGTCCTGCAGGCGAAAGGTCGGTCCCGCAGCATCGAACAGCAGCTCGCGGACGACTTCATCCAGCGCCGCAAGGACTACGAACTCCAGGTCTCCGACGGCTACGTCACCGGCCGCGTCAACGGCCTGGCCGTGATGGGCGAGGACTCCGGTATCGTCCTCCCCGTCATGGCCGAGGTGACGCCCTCGCAGGGGCCCGGCGAGGTCATCGCCACGGGCCAGCTGAAGGAGATGGCACAGGAGGCCGTCTCCAACGTCTCCGCGATCATCAAGAAGTTCTCGGACGAGGACATCACTCAGAAGGACATCCACATCCAGTTCGTGCAGGCGGGTGAGGGCGGGGTCGACGGCGACTCCGCCTCCATCACCGTCGCCACCGCGGTCATCAGCGCGCTGGAGGGCGTCGGCGTCGACCAGTCGCTCGCGATGACCGGTTCGCTCTCGGTCCGCGGGGACGTGCTCCCCGTCGGCGGCGTCACCCACAAGATCGAGGCCGCCGCCAAGACCGGCTGTGATCGGGTCATCATCCCCGAGGCCAACCTTCAGGACGTGATGATCGAGGACGAGTACGAGGAGATGATCGAGATCATCCCCGTCAGCCACATCAGCGAAGTCCTCGACGTGGCGCTCGAAGGCGAGCCCGAGAAGGATTCGCTGGTCGACCGGCTCAAGACGATCACCGGCTCGGCACTCGACAAGCAGAGCGTCAACCAGGGTCCGAGCAGTCCCAGCCCGCAGTAG
- a CDS encoding nicotinamide-nucleotide adenylyltransferase yields the protein MRGFYIGRFQPYHDGHHRMVAEIVSEVDELVLGVGSAGHSHTTRDPFTAGERVMMVTKSVAEFDCTTYVVPIEDLDRNSVWVSHVQSMSPSFDVGYSNNPLVIQLFEEAGVEVRQSPMFNRDVLEGTELRDRMIEGGEWQHLVPDPVVEVIDEVDGIRRIQRVSETDTNGQ from the coding sequence ATGCGGGGGTTCTACATCGGCCGGTTTCAGCCGTACCACGACGGCCACCATCGGATGGTCGCCGAAATCGTCTCCGAGGTGGACGAACTCGTCCTCGGCGTCGGCAGCGCCGGTCACTCCCACACGACGCGTGATCCGTTCACCGCGGGCGAGCGAGTGATGATGGTTACCAAGTCCGTCGCGGAGTTCGACTGCACGACGTACGTCGTCCCCATCGAGGACCTCGATCGAAACTCCGTCTGGGTGAGTCACGTCCAGAGCATGTCGCCCTCGTTCGACGTGGGCTACTCCAACAACCCGCTCGTCATCCAACTGTTCGAGGAGGCGGGCGTCGAGGTGCGCCAGTCGCCGATGTTCAACCGCGACGTACTGGAAGGGACAGAGCTTCGCGACCGGATGATCGAGGGCGGCGAGTGGCAACATCTCGTCCCCGACCCGGTCGTCGAGGTGATCGACGAAGTCGACGGCATTCGGCGCATCCAGCGGGTCAGCGAGACCGACACCAACGGCCAATGA
- a CDS encoding SAM hydrolase/SAM-dependent halogenase family protein, with amino-acid sequence MITLASDFGSPYPAAMKGAILRRSDARLVDVSHDLPRGSIRASAFWLRETLPTFPPATHLAVVDPGVGTDRAVLVARAGGHTLVGPDNGLLVPVARRLATGTDAGVDWFHADPGDPASATFHGRDVFAPLAATIHEVVTARGVGALDDHDRLTPAEPVDCRLPEATVDDDRAEGFVLAVDDFGNVITNVPGDVLDGRTAVRVNGREVPVGETFGAVEPGSPLAVVGSHGYVECDVNDGRGDEWFGLSPGDAVELGGVE; translated from the coding sequence ATGATCACGCTCGCCTCGGACTTCGGCTCCCCGTATCCGGCTGCGATGAAAGGTGCCATTCTCCGGCGAAGCGACGCGCGCCTCGTCGACGTGAGCCACGACCTCCCTCGGGGGTCGATCCGTGCCTCGGCGTTCTGGCTCCGCGAGACCCTCCCGACCTTTCCGCCAGCGACCCACCTCGCCGTCGTCGACCCCGGCGTCGGCACCGACCGCGCCGTCCTCGTCGCGCGGGCGGGCGGACACACGCTCGTCGGCCCGGACAACGGTCTGTTGGTGCCCGTGGCTAGACGGCTCGCCACCGGGACTGACGCCGGCGTGGACTGGTTCCACGCCGACCCCGGCGACCCCGCCTCCGCGACGTTCCACGGCCGCGACGTGTTCGCGCCGCTCGCGGCGACGATCCACGAGGTCGTCACGGCTCGCGGCGTCGGCGCCCTCGACGATCACGACCGGCTGACGCCGGCCGAACCGGTCGACTGTCGACTGCCGGAGGCGACCGTCGACGACGACCGTGCCGAGGGGTTCGTCCTCGCCGTCGACGACTTCGGGAACGTGATCACGAACGTCCCGGGCGACGTCCTCGACGGGCGGACGGCCGTCCGTGTGAACGGCCGGGAAGTGCCCGTGGGCGAGACGTTCGGCGCGGTCGAGCCCGGGAGTCCACTGGCCGTCGTCGGGAGCCACGGCTACGTCGAGTGTGACGTGAACGACGGCCGTGGCGACGAGTGGTTCGGGCTTTCGCCGGGGGATGCGGTCGAACTCGGCGGCGTGGAGTGA